One Carassius auratus strain Wakin chromosome 3, ASM336829v1, whole genome shotgun sequence genomic region harbors:
- the dnaaf5 gene encoding dynein assembly factor 5, axonemal gives MAAASEERAAADVLKSLARHLNCLNEDNKSARRRALEAVKRETVEQRLSSGALQELFDGLLKALLKCLSDPSETCRDTVIQILTGFIRAVPRPEDALPYLMPALVQRLGGQETLEPAEELRLALMETLSLLLELCGRQLAPFLEDMIKILRRTITDPFPEVKKESCRCVISAAQSIPDQFHLQAESLLEPLLQTISHQHSQVRVCVTQAIGAVIQHSTGRNVDDVLSHLAQRLFDDSPRVRKTVTVVVGDWLLRLPDRYSYFHKLIPLLLSSLSDEIPEIRSLAEDLWRKVGSQWEKENEDDLKDKMDFRLPAPALYTSGGERPGLGCRELVVRNLSKLLPAVARDIGDWLVQTRVKTAQLLRVLLLHAEDHCTQHLQSLLTVLYHSCADPETDVRAQCLESAKLLGAFVSAEVYLKLLLPHVEDFTSCSSASPWAPLTILGAILRGSSREALQPHLRKIGDTLAHPEVCQGSQQALYLDQLLVCVDAVLCVCQVDCAVISLQLLKVLVSVQSLASQKEQHNKAEECVRCLCEAQGLSGACELYRQHMADLLQWLSDSHHTWTSHSLQKTQLEIIAVQSGPVVGEFLPALLPLLRSCLEPSRDPEMRLHIFTMLSKLLLDASNTLDSQGGFAEYMEMVLQDLLLPNLVWRSGRSAAAVRTAALSCLLAVLHGAAFPAERVLSVEETLSTQLISALEEDSKLARLLACRSLHSLLRLTAQQLSADSLNKIYPELLKRVDDSSEDVRVEALKSLSTWFSSVGKNYDTQSCRPHLEFLFQQLLLYMDDPDTKIQDSVLEVLKEASEVDGGLLQQQTEAVTEKQRSPEYCYKLLQHIHSSSQKYT, from the exons ATGGCGGCCGCCAGTGAAGAGCGAGCAGCAGCGGATGTTTTAAAATCTCTGGCTCGCCATTTGAACTGTTTAAACGAGGACAACAAAAGCGCGAGAAGACGAGCTCTAGAAGCGGTGAAGAGAGAGACCGTCGAGCAGCGCTTGTCCAGCGGCGCGCTGCAGGAGCTCTTCGACGGTTTACTGAAGGCGCTGCTGAAATGTCTGTCAGATCCTTCGGAGACGTGCAGAGACACGGTGATCCAGATCCTCACGGGCTTCATCAGAGCTGTCCCCAGACCAGAAGACGCTCTGCCCTACCTGATGCCGGCGCTGGTGCAGAGGCTCGGGGGACAGGAGACCCTGGAACCGGCGGAGGAGCTCAGGCTGGCTCTGATGGAGACGCTGTCTCTGCTGCTGGAGCTGTGCGGCAGACAGCTGGCCCCCTTCCTGGAGGACATGATCAAGATCCTGCGGAGAACCATCACTGATCCCTTCCCTGAAGTCAAGAAAGAGAGCTGTAGATGCGTCATCAGTGCTGCACAGAGTATTCCTG ATCAGTTCCACCTGCAGGCTGAGAGTCTCCTGGAGCCCCTGCTGCAGACCATTTCTCACCAGCACTCCCAAGTGAGAGTTTGTGTCACACAGGCCATCGGCGCAGTCATTCAGCACAGCACAGGCAGGAACGTAGATGACGTTTTGTCCCACTTGGCTCAGAGATTGTTTGACGACTCTCCGCGG GTGAGGAAAACTGTTACTGTAGTCGTGGGTGATTGGCTTCTCCGGCTGCCCGACAGATATTCCTACTTCCACAAGCTCATCCCGCTGCTTCTGAGCAGCCTCAGCGATGAGATCCCTGAAATCAG GTCTCTTGCTGAGGACTTATGGAGAAAAGTAGGATCTCAATGGGAGAAGGAAAACGAGGATGATCTGAAGGATAAGATGGACTTTCGGTTGCCTGCTCCTGCCCTCTACACATCTGGAG GAGAGCGTCCCGGGCTGGGCTGCAGGGAGCTGGTGGTGAGGAATCTGTCGAAGCTGCTTCCTGCTGTGGCCCGGGACATTGGTGACTGGTTAGTGCAGACGCGAGTGAAGACGGCCCAGCTGCTGCGGGTTCTGCTCCTGCATGCTGAAGATCACTGCACACAACACCTGCAGTCTCTGCTCACAGTGCTGTACCACAGCTGCGCAGACCCCGAAACTGACGTCAGAGCTCAG TGTTTGGAGTCAGCAAAGCTCTTGGGAGCGTTCGTCAGTGCAGAGGTTTATCTCAAGTTGCTCCTGCCTCATGTTGAAGACTTCACTTCCTGCTCGTCTGCTTCTCCCTGGGCTCCTCTCACCATTCTGGGGGCCATATTAAGAGGGAGTTCAAGAGAGGCATTACAGCCTCACCTGAGAAAAATTGGAGACACACTTGCACACCCTGAAGTCTGTCAAGGGTCCCAACAG GCGCTGTATCTGGATCAGTTGTtggtgtgtgtggacgctgtgctgtgtgtgtgtcaggtggacTGTGCGGTCATCAGTCTGCAGCTGCTGAAGGTCCTGGTGTCGGTCCAGAGTCTCGCCTCGCAGAAGGAACAACACAACAAG gcagaGGAGTGTGTGAGGTGTTTGTGTGAGGCGCAGGGTCTCAGTGGAGCGTGTGAGTTGTACCGGCAGCACATGGCAGATCTGCTTCAGTGGCTGTCTGACTCCCATCACACCTGGACCAGTCACTCCCTTCAGAAAACACAGCTGGAGATCATCGCCGTGCAGTCCG GTCCAGTGGTGGGAGAGTTTCTTCCAGCCCTCTTGCCTCTGTTGAGGAGTTGCCTTGAACCCAGTCGAGACCCTGAGATGAGACTTCACATCTTCACCATGCTGTCTAAACTACTGCTGGACGCCAGCAACACGCTGGACTCACAGGG GGGGTTTGCTGAATACATGGAGATGGTCCTGCAGGATTTGTTGCTTCCTAATCTGGTGTGGCGTTCGGGTCGATCTGCCGCGGCTGTCAGGACCGCTGCTCTCAGCTGCCTCTTAGCTGTCCTGCACGGGGCAGCTTTCCCAGCGGAGCga GTTCTGTCGGTGGAGGAGACTCTCAGTACACAGCTGATCTCTGCGCTGGAGGAAGACTCTAAACTGGCTCGTCTTCTGGCCTGCAGATCTCTTCACTCACTGCTGAGACTCACAGCACAACAGCTCAGCGCCGACTCACTCAACAAGATCTATCCAG agctgTTGAAGCGTGTGGATGACAGCAGTGAAGACGTCCGTGTCGAAGCGCTGAAGTCTCTGAGCACGTGGTTTTCATCTGTGGGGAAGAACTATGACACGCAGTCGTGCCGCCCACACCTGGAGTTCCTGTTCCAGCAGCTGCTGCTCTACATGGACGACCCCGACACCAAAATCCAGGATTCAGTCCTCG